In Dyella terrae, one DNA window encodes the following:
- a CDS encoding HAD family hydrolase: MRIRALTLDLDDTLWPVLPALEKADRDVDAYLRQHYPAVARAWPIPAMRALRTEVAAERVDLAHDFTAQRHLTMRRAFLACGIEEAPIEALWNIYFAARNSVELYVDSLPALERITALRPIASLTNGNADLQMIGIHTHFAHHVCARDTGVAKPDPRIFTAAAEMLGIAPSNILHVGDDPELDVVGARDAGLRTAWINRSRHPWPGALGPAPDLDLPDMSALADWLDTHVKTNH; the protein is encoded by the coding sequence ATGCGCATCCGCGCGCTGACGCTGGATCTCGATGACACCTTGTGGCCGGTGCTGCCGGCCCTCGAGAAGGCCGATCGCGACGTGGATGCGTATCTGCGTCAGCACTATCCCGCTGTGGCGCGCGCCTGGCCCATTCCGGCCATGCGCGCGCTGCGGACCGAGGTCGCCGCCGAGCGCGTCGACCTCGCCCACGATTTCACCGCCCAGCGCCACCTCACCATGCGGCGCGCGTTCCTTGCCTGCGGCATCGAAGAGGCGCCCATCGAGGCGCTGTGGAACATCTACTTCGCCGCGCGCAACAGCGTGGAGCTTTACGTCGACAGCCTGCCGGCGCTGGAGCGCATCACCGCACTGCGGCCGATTGCCAGCCTGACCAACGGCAACGCCGACCTGCAGATGATTGGCATCCACACGCATTTCGCGCATCACGTCTGCGCGCGGGATACGGGTGTCGCCAAGCCCGATCCGCGCATTTTTACGGCCGCCGCCGAGATGCTGGGCATCGCCCCGTCGAACATCCTGCACGTGGGTGACGATCCGGAACTGGACGTCGTCGGTGCACGCGACGCCGGCCTCCGCACCGCCTGGATCAACCGCTCTCGCCACCCCTGGCCCGGCGCCCTCGGCCCCGCCCCCGACCTCGACCTGCCCGACATGTCCGCCCTGGCCGACTGGCTGGACACCCACGTAAAAACCAATCACTAA
- a CDS encoding DegQ family serine endoprotease: MFRRTFRSLAALLALVLGVGVPVTSQAGLPPSVDGQPLPSLAPMIEKVTPAVVNISTKTRVQVRDPFFDDPMFRQFFGLPGNQRQRIAQSLGSGVIVDAAKGYILTNNHVVGGADDITVTLQDGRDFKGKLIGTDPDTDVAVVQIQATNLQALPLADSAKLRVGDFVVAVGDPFGLGQTVTSGIVSALGRSGLGGTGYQNFIQTDASINPGNSGGALVNLRGELIGINTMIFSPSGGNVGIGFAIPTNLSRDVMEQLIAHGKVSRGNLGVETQDITPRIAQVLGLKGTSGAVVTRVSSGSPADSADLQIGDVITAIDGKPLRNAQELRNAEGLMPVGSTVKLTVQRAGATRDITATLAPEKLATVDGATLDARLAGVTFSELSQNLRSQGVAGVAVSHVRSGSRAALAGLSANDVVIGVGNARIPNLSTLKRLAGINPRQLVLIVSGDDGVRYVDIR, translated from the coding sequence ATGTTCCGACGCACCTTCCGTTCCCTCGCTGCCCTGCTCGCCCTCGTGCTGGGCGTAGGCGTGCCGGTGACCAGCCAGGCGGGCCTGCCGCCGTCGGTGGACGGGCAACCCCTGCCCTCGCTCGCGCCGATGATCGAAAAGGTCACCCCCGCTGTGGTGAACATCTCGACCAAGACGCGCGTGCAGGTGCGCGATCCGTTCTTCGACGACCCCATGTTCCGGCAATTCTTCGGCCTGCCCGGCAACCAGCGCCAGCGCATCGCGCAAAGCCTGGGTTCGGGCGTGATCGTGGATGCGGCCAAGGGTTACATCCTGACCAATAACCATGTGGTCGGCGGCGCCGACGACATTACGGTGACCTTGCAGGACGGGCGCGACTTCAAGGGCAAGCTGATCGGCACCGACCCGGATACGGACGTGGCCGTGGTGCAGATCCAGGCGACGAATCTGCAGGCCTTGCCCCTGGCGGATTCGGCCAAGTTGCGTGTGGGCGATTTCGTAGTGGCTGTCGGCGATCCCTTCGGGCTGGGTCAGACAGTGACGTCAGGCATCGTCTCGGCGCTCGGCCGTTCGGGGCTGGGCGGCACGGGGTACCAGAATTTCATCCAGACCGATGCCTCGATCAATCCGGGTAACTCCGGCGGCGCGCTGGTGAACCTGCGCGGCGAGCTGATCGGCATCAACACCATGATTTTCTCGCCGTCGGGCGGCAACGTCGGCATCGGCTTCGCCATTCCCACCAATCTCAGCCGCGATGTGATGGAGCAGCTGATCGCCCACGGCAAGGTGAGTCGCGGCAACCTGGGCGTGGAGACGCAGGACATCACGCCGCGCATCGCGCAGGTGCTGGGGCTTAAGGGCACGTCGGGTGCGGTGGTCACGCGCGTCAGCTCCGGCTCGCCGGCCGACAGCGCCGACCTGCAGATCGGCGATGTCATCACCGCCATCGACGGCAAGCCACTGCGCAACGCACAGGAGCTGCGCAATGCCGAGGGCCTGATGCCGGTGGGCAGCACCGTGAAGCTGACGGTCCAACGGGCCGGCGCGACCCGCGATATCACCGCGACGCTTGCGCCGGAGAAGCTCGCCACGGTGGATGGCGCGACGCTCGATGCACGCCTGGCTGGCGTGACCTTCAGCGAGTTGTCGCAGAACCTGCGCAGCCAGGGCGTGGCGGGCGTGGCGGTGAGCCACGTGCGCAGCGGGAGTCGCGCGGCACTGGCCGGTCTCAGTGCCAACGACGTGGTGATTGGCGTGGGCAATGCCCGCATTCCCAATCTCAGCACGCTCAAGCGGCTGGCGGGCATCAATCCGCGCCAGCTGGTGCTGATCGTTTCGGGTGACGACGGCGTCCGTTACGTCGATATTCGCTAG
- a CDS encoding adenosylcobalamin-dependent ribonucleoside-diphosphate reductase, with amino-acid sequence MSTLRAPAVGKTINRDGNAVIPLQPASYDIWDKKYRLKSKTGAPVDGSVDETYQRVARALSDVEATPELREHWNERFLWALRRGAIPAGRITSNAGALEHKPATSTINCTVSGTIRDSMDDILEKVHEAGLTLKAGCGIGYEFSTLRPRGAYVSGAGAYTSGPLSFMDIYDKMCFTVSSAGGRRGAQMGTFDVSHPDVKEFIRAKREDGRLRQFNLSLLVTDGFMQAVEHDQDWPLVFPVHVKEQDEVDLTDAAKVVWREWPTHENYVEREDGLVACKIYGHIRARHLWDMIMVSTYDFAEPGFILIDKVNEMNNNWWCEHIRATNPCGEQPLPPYGSCLLGSINLTTFVRDPFGPKARFDWDEYREVVKIFTRMLDNVVEINGLPLEQQRNEILSKRRHGMGFLGLGSTLTMLKLRYGNADAVSFTEDVSREMAVAGWEVALELAREKGPAPILLKDFTVTGDMLRKRPEMVADGYKAGDTIPGRILHAKYSRYMQRVAEVAPNLVADLAETGARFTHHSSIAPTGTISLSLANNASNGIEPSFAHHYSRNVIREGRKTKEKVEVYSYELLAYRALINAQAMPFTDDAQAKLPEYFVSADDISPKEHVDIQAASQKWIDSSISKTANVPTDYPYEDFKDIYFYAYKQGLKGCTTFRFNPAAFQGVLVKEADLESTLYRFELEDGSVIELKGNEEVEYDGEMHTAANLFDALKEGYYGKF; translated from the coding sequence ATGAGCACACTGCGTGCACCAGCCGTGGGTAAGACAATCAACCGAGATGGCAACGCCGTGATACCGCTGCAACCTGCGTCCTACGACATCTGGGACAAGAAATACCGCCTGAAATCGAAAACGGGCGCGCCGGTCGACGGCAGCGTCGACGAGACTTACCAGCGCGTCGCGCGCGCTTTGTCCGACGTCGAAGCCACGCCGGAACTTCGCGAACACTGGAACGAACGCTTCCTCTGGGCCCTGCGCCGCGGTGCCATTCCCGCCGGCCGCATCACGTCCAACGCGGGCGCGCTGGAACACAAGCCCGCCACCTCCACGATCAACTGCACCGTGTCCGGCACGATCCGCGACTCCATGGACGACATCCTGGAGAAGGTGCACGAGGCCGGCCTCACGCTGAAAGCCGGCTGCGGCATCGGCTACGAATTCTCGACGCTGCGTCCGCGCGGCGCCTACGTCTCCGGTGCCGGCGCCTACACCAGCGGCCCGCTGTCCTTCATGGATATCTACGACAAGATGTGCTTCACCGTGTCCTCGGCCGGTGGCCGTCGTGGCGCGCAGATGGGCACGTTCGACGTCAGCCATCCGGACGTGAAGGAATTCATCCGCGCCAAGCGCGAAGACGGTCGCCTGCGCCAGTTCAACCTGTCGCTGCTGGTCACCGACGGCTTCATGCAGGCCGTCGAGCACGACCAGGACTGGCCGCTGGTCTTCCCGGTGCACGTCAAGGAGCAGGACGAGGTCGACCTCACCGACGCCGCCAAGGTGGTGTGGCGCGAGTGGCCGACCCACGAAAACTACGTCGAGCGCGAAGACGGCCTGGTCGCCTGCAAGATCTACGGCCACATCCGCGCGCGGCACCTGTGGGACATGATCATGGTGTCCACGTATGACTTCGCCGAGCCGGGTTTCATCCTGATCGACAAGGTCAACGAGATGAACAACAACTGGTGGTGCGAGCACATCCGCGCCACCAACCCCTGCGGCGAGCAGCCGTTGCCGCCCTACGGCTCCTGCCTCCTGGGCTCGATCAACCTCACCACCTTCGTGCGCGATCCCTTCGGCCCCAAGGCCCGTTTCGACTGGGACGAATACCGCGAGGTGGTGAAGATCTTCACCCGCATGCTCGACAACGTGGTGGAGATCAACGGCCTGCCGCTGGAACAGCAGCGCAACGAAATCCTCTCCAAGCGCCGTCACGGCATGGGCTTCCTGGGCCTGGGTTCGACCCTCACCATGCTCAAGTTGCGCTACGGCAACGCCGACGCGGTGTCCTTCACCGAAGACGTGTCCCGCGAAATGGCGGTCGCCGGCTGGGAAGTCGCGCTTGAGCTTGCCCGGGAAAAGGGCCCGGCCCCGATCCTGCTCAAGGACTTCACCGTCACCGGCGACATGCTGCGCAAGCGCCCGGAAATGGTCGCCGACGGCTACAAGGCCGGCGACACGATCCCCGGCCGCATCCTGCACGCCAAGTACAGCCGCTACATGCAGCGCGTGGCCGAGGTGGCCCCGAACCTGGTGGCGGACCTGGCCGAAACCGGCGCGCGCTTCACCCACCACAGCTCGATCGCGCCCACCGGCACCATTTCCCTGTCGCTGGCCAACAACGCCAGCAACGGCATCGAGCCGAGCTTCGCCCACCACTATTCGCGCAACGTGATCCGCGAGGGTCGCAAGACGAAAGAGAAGGTCGAGGTGTACAGCTACGAGCTGCTGGCCTACCGCGCCCTGATCAATGCGCAGGCCATGCCGTTCACCGATGACGCCCAGGCCAAGCTGCCCGAATACTTCGTTTCGGCCGACGACATCAGCCCCAAAGAGCACGTCGACATCCAGGCGGCCTCGCAAAAATGGATCGACTCGTCGATTTCCAAGACAGCGAATGTCCCGACCGATTATCCTTACGAAGATTTCAAAGACATCTATTTTTACGCTTATAAACAGGGCCTCAAGGGTTGCACGACGTTCCGATTCAACCCCGCCGCGTTCCAGGGCGTGCTGGTCAAAGAGGCCGATCTTGAGAGCACCCTCTACCGCTTCGAATTAGAAGACGGTAGCGTTATCGAACTGAAAGGCAATGAAGAGGTGGAGTACGACGGTGAAATGCACACCGCGGCCAACCTCTTTGATGCTTTGAAGGAAGGCTATTACGGTAAGTTCTGA
- a CDS encoding LysM peptidoglycan-binding domain-containing protein produces the protein MSFRLARILSVALLGVCAATALHADPAPKAKTKKAAAPAVPTLVWRGDVATARGIVIDVAKAYEKAGKGKIEVQPFNTASGLDAVAIGTADFAGSARGADTAAESNLVFTPVAWDALVLITYPSNPVNNLTLKQVHDIYYGKITNWKDVGGRDEPINLYAVASPGDGVEYSFRKLVFGRGNQPVAAPRLYVNTAKLEEAVTLDPKAMGVTTLAGIAGNTKVKLVTINGVPANTGTVTDGSYPLYMPIYLVTNQNNPKGAQIQTFMEFVQSDAVRDIAKKHQLVPFSDAPQLVDMDVERRAKILAEVGSKMTADTTKVSAPGASYAARAAVAPTSELTQQARQSLDARNAESAAKKAEAAGGTHTVAKGETLSTIAKKYSVSVSDLKSWNDLKGDSVKVDQVLKVSPN, from the coding sequence ATGTCCTTCCGTCTCGCTCGTATCCTTTCGGTGGCGCTCCTGGGCGTCTGCGCGGCCACCGCGCTGCACGCCGACCCGGCCCCCAAGGCCAAAACCAAGAAGGCCGCTGCGCCGGCCGTTCCCACCCTGGTGTGGCGCGGTGACGTCGCTACCGCCCGCGGCATCGTGATTGACGTGGCCAAGGCCTACGAGAAGGCCGGCAAGGGCAAGATCGAAGTCCAGCCGTTCAACACCGCCTCGGGCCTGGACGCCGTGGCCATCGGCACCGCCGATTTCGCCGGCAGCGCCCGCGGCGCCGATACGGCCGCCGAGAGCAACCTGGTCTTCACGCCGGTGGCGTGGGACGCGCTGGTGCTGATTACCTACCCGTCCAACCCGGTCAACAACCTGACGCTCAAGCAGGTGCACGACATCTACTACGGCAAGATCACCAACTGGAAGGACGTGGGTGGTCGCGACGAGCCGATCAACCTGTACGCCGTGGCCAGCCCCGGTGACGGCGTCGAGTACAGCTTCCGCAAGCTGGTGTTCGGCCGCGGCAACCAGCCGGTCGCCGCCCCGCGCCTGTACGTGAACACCGCCAAGCTCGAAGAGGCCGTGACACTCGATCCGAAGGCGATGGGCGTGACCACGCTGGCCGGTATCGCCGGCAACACCAAGGTGAAGCTGGTCACCATCAACGGCGTCCCGGCCAACACGGGCACCGTCACGGATGGCAGCTACCCGCTGTACATGCCGATCTACCTGGTGACCAACCAGAACAACCCGAAGGGCGCGCAGATCCAGACCTTCATGGAATTCGTGCAGTCCGACGCCGTGCGTGACATCGCCAAGAAGCACCAGCTGGTGCCGTTCTCCGATGCACCGCAGCTGGTGGACATGGACGTGGAGCGTCGCGCCAAGATCCTGGCCGAAGTGGGCTCGAAGATGACGGCCGATACCACCAAGGTGTCCGCCCCGGGTGCGTCCTACGCCGCTCGCGCTGCCGTCGCCCCGACCTCGGAGCTGACCCAGCAGGCCCGCCAGTCGCTCGACGCGCGTAACGCCGAAAGCGCCGCCAAGAAGGCCGAGGCCGCCGGTGGCACGCACACCGTCGCCAAGGGCGAGACGCTGTCCACCATCGCCAAGAAGTATTCGGTGAGCGTGTCGGACCTGAAGTCGTGGAATGACCTCAAGGGTGATAGCGTGAAGGTGGACCAGGTACTGAAGGTGAGCCCGAACTGA